One part of the Collinsella aerofaciens genome encodes these proteins:
- a CDS encoding antitoxin, giving the protein MATATAALRMPEDLAIRYDRLAKSTGRTKTFYMTEALAAEIDRLEYEYGLLKKVEDYRAGRLETVTLDELEESLGLAD; this is encoded by the coding sequence GTGGCAACTGCTACCGCGGCATTGAGGATGCCCGAGGACTTGGCAATCAGGTACGACCGTTTGGCGAAATCAACGGGACGCACGAAGACTTTCTACATGACAGAAGCGCTCGCTGCCGAGATTGACAGGCTTGAGTACGAATACGGCCTATTGAAGAAGGTCGAGGATTACCGGGCCGGCAGGCTTGAGACCGTGACGCTCGACGAGCTGGAGGAAAGCCTTGGCTTGGCGGATTGA
- a CDS encoding type II toxin-antitoxin system RelE/ParE family toxin encodes MAWRIEIDKDVQRSMKKLDKQIARRIVAKLHEISQLEDPRSMGKGLTENKSGLWRYRVGDYRIVADIEDDVLVILVVDVDHRSKVYRTRR; translated from the coding sequence TTGGCTTGGCGGATTGAGATCGACAAGGACGTCCAGCGTTCGATGAAGAAGCTGGACAAGCAGATCGCCAGGAGGATCGTGGCGAAACTTCATGAGATTTCACAGCTCGAAGACCCGAGAAGCATGGGAAAGGGATTGACCGAGAACAAGTCAGGTCTCTGGCGCTACAGGGTCGGTGACTATCGGATAGTCGCCGATATCGAGGACGATGTTCTCGTCATCCTTGTTGTCGATGTTGACCACCGAAGCAAGGTCTACAGGACTCGCAGGTAG
- a CDS encoding MobA/MobL family protein codes for MAIFHLNYRGCSPATGAGAVRKAAYQSGQALVEERTGQLCDYARKERVVEEGLSLPGGVPPIGRGELWNVAERAWAEGGGGNELVALRYEFALPIELDADGRRACVRDFCGMFPAKACDWSIHDDGSGGNPHAHVLVSALDLGAQGFIQRTKAEKGQCWYLCQDAHGQQAPIRATDWKAAKADGWEKIYNFKDGRRLTMKQAKAEGLGTKDRTSKRPVQMHRISGQAARDVGSAELMAVRAAWAEIANRHLAAHAAATGTTAQVIDHRSNKDRGLDEQPTVHEGGTGLIGHADRVKLNKEIRDRNARLRVLRAELQQEGAALEQLQREVAELERQRGRIEKAKRGRAQGRHRGALAKRRRVAMATAAAAADAQRRVAMATADQVDTRAEMIAQLDEQIAALDLKIRQLQGGNSAAMLSGPLLKAAGLGIERRKLADERARLAGEDPAPRKPEPPQAEQKRPRGHKH; via the coding sequence ATGGCCATCTTCCATCTGAACTACCGCGGCTGCTCGCCCGCCACCGGGGCGGGCGCGGTCAGGAAGGCCGCGTACCAGTCGGGCCAGGCGCTTGTGGAAGAGCGGACGGGGCAGCTCTGCGACTATGCCAGGAAGGAACGCGTCGTCGAGGAGGGTCTGTCTCTGCCCGGTGGCGTGCCGCCCATCGGGCGCGGCGAGCTCTGGAACGTGGCCGAGCGGGCATGGGCCGAGGGCGGCGGCGGCAACGAGCTCGTCGCGCTGCGCTATGAGTTTGCGTTGCCGATCGAGCTCGATGCCGACGGCCGCCGCGCCTGCGTGCGCGACTTCTGCGGGATGTTCCCCGCGAAGGCGTGCGACTGGTCGATACATGATGACGGCAGCGGCGGGAACCCCCACGCTCACGTCCTCGTCTCCGCGCTCGACCTTGGCGCTCAGGGCTTCATCCAGAGGACCAAGGCCGAGAAGGGGCAGTGCTGGTATCTGTGCCAGGATGCACATGGGCAGCAGGCACCCATCCGCGCAACCGATTGGAAGGCAGCCAAGGCAGATGGCTGGGAGAAGATATATAACTTCAAGGATGGCCGCCGCCTGACCATGAAGCAGGCGAAGGCCGAGGGCCTGGGTACGAAGGACCGCACGAGTAAGAGGCCGGTGCAGATGCACCGTATCTCGGGTCAGGCCGCGCGCGACGTCGGTAGCGCTGAACTCATGGCCGTCCGCGCGGCTTGGGCAGAGATCGCCAACAGGCACCTCGCGGCACACGCCGCCGCAACGGGAACCACGGCACAGGTTATCGACCATCGCAGCAATAAAGATAGAGGGCTGGATGAGCAGCCGACCGTGCATGAGGGCGGCACCGGGCTAATCGGGCACGCCGATCGCGTCAAGCTGAATAAAGAGATACGCGACCGCAACGCCCGCCTGCGGGTCCTTCGCGCAGAGCTGCAGCAGGAGGGCGCCGCCCTCGAGCAGCTGCAACGGGAAGTCGCGGAGCTCGAGCGTCAGCGCGGCCGCATCGAGAAGGCTAAGCGCGGTCGCGCCCAGGGCAGGCACAGGGGCGCGCTGGCCAAGCGCCGCCGCGTGGCCATGGCCACCGCCGCCGCGGCCGCCGATGCCCAGCGCCGCGTGGCCATGGCCACCGCGGATCAGGTCGATACCCGCGCGGAGATGATCGCTCAGCTCGACGAGCAAATTGCCGCACTTGACCTCAAGATTCGCCAGCTGCAGGGCGGCAACAGCGCTGCGATGCTGTCCGGCCCCCTGCTCAAGGCCGCGGGACTGGGCATCGAGCGCCGCAAGCTCGCTGACGAGCGGGCGAGGCTCGCGGGCGAGGATCCCGCGCCTCGCAAGCCCGAGCCGCCGCAGGCCGAACAGAAACGCCCCCGCGGCCACAAGCACTAG